A genomic segment from Methanoplanus limicola DSM 2279 encodes:
- a CDS encoding ABC transporter substrate-binding protein, translating into MKSGFMTALLCIFAIITLSVMPAAASDNENVPQTSDEIQAYAQEILREEILDYFSSEYLGSGDEHLSADQLKEAVISYPEYPRRITDSTGREITIVEPLERVVAYNFHAMGALDAEDTVVGVANSAMSDACVIPELGNKVNIGGGGPYEPDFEKILECEPDALLTYTELGPGAEFFEDRMPDGVPVIRLDFIRPWSLVPEMNKMGYLINHTDNSAAYEEWHDGWMEEIDKRLDEIPEDEKVRVFVDVWSTSYTDRNNERRTVSDAEHYSYYCTDADGINVASDLNSPQGTVDIEWLVQQNPDVILGVSYTGSYDSDDMSELSAQYNELMSHPALQELPAVKNNRIYVLSYRYTNGLTYPAARARVAKWFYPEYFEDIDPSAIHQEFVTDFLGSSYDVTKNGVFSYPD; encoded by the coding sequence ATGAAATCCGGATTTATGACCGCATTACTCTGCATATTTGCAATAATCACTTTATCTGTAATGCCTGCTGCTGCTTCAGATAACGAAAATGTCCCGCAGACCAGTGATGAAATCCAGGCATATGCGCAGGAAATCCTGAGAGAAGAGATCCTTGATTACTTCTCCTCAGAGTACCTTGGTTCAGGAGATGAACATCTCTCAGCTGATCAGCTAAAAGAGGCTGTCATCAGTTATCCCGAATACCCGCGAAGGATAACAGATTCAACAGGCCGGGAGATTACGATTGTAGAGCCACTTGAGCGTGTTGTTGCATACAACTTCCACGCCATGGGAGCCCTTGATGCTGAAGATACAGTTGTAGGAGTTGCAAACAGTGCAATGAGTGATGCCTGTGTCATTCCCGAACTGGGCAACAAGGTTAATATCGGAGGAGGAGGACCATATGAGCCTGACTTTGAGAAAATTCTTGAATGCGAGCCGGATGCCCTACTGACATATACTGAACTCGGGCCGGGTGCTGAATTTTTTGAGGACAGAATGCCGGATGGTGTTCCTGTAATACGCCTTGATTTCATCAGACCCTGGTCGCTTGTACCTGAGATGAATAAAATGGGTTATCTTATCAATCACACTGACAATTCAGCAGCTTACGAAGAGTGGCATGACGGATGGATGGAAGAGATTGATAAAAGGCTGGATGAGATCCCTGAAGATGAAAAAGTCCGTGTTTTCGTCGATGTCTGGTCAACAAGCTATACTGACAGAAACAATGAACGAAGGACAGTATCTGATGCCGAGCATTACAGCTATTACTGCACTGATGCAGACGGCATCAATGTAGCATCCGACCTTAACAGTCCACAGGGAACTGTTGATATTGAATGGCTTGTACAGCAGAACCCTGATGTAATTCTTGGTGTTTCCTATACAGGCAGTTATGACTCAGATGATATGAGTGAACTTAGTGCCCAGTATAATGAGCTAATGTCCCATCCGGCACTGCAGGAACTTCCGGCAGTGAAGAACAACCGCATTTATGTCCTCAGCTACCGCTACACAAACGGACTTACATACCCGGCAGCACGTGCCAGAGTTGCAAAATGGTTCTATCCGGAATATTTTGAGGATATTGATCCATCAGCCATACACCAGGAGTTTGTAACGGATTTCCTCGGATCTTCCTATGATGTGACCAAAAACGGCGTATTTAGCTACCCCGATTAG